In the genome of Photobacterium sp. TLY01, one region contains:
- a CDS encoding DUF6151 family protein: MATIQLRCECGQIQGKAEVPAPSSGNRVVCYCKDCQAFAEQLSPERILTAHRGTAIFQLSPASVQWTNGSEHIRCLRLSPEGLFRWYAGCCKTPIANTLKPGFPFVGLIEKVISAQDRTEERLGPVRAHAYPQHANPPLPEDILRNNRVWPMMIRVLLKILGWKLTGKGRPNPFFDRHSQPMSQPEIVSTKKLKHDETL, from the coding sequence ATGGCGACAATTCAGCTGAGATGTGAATGCGGTCAGATACAGGGAAAAGCAGAAGTGCCCGCGCCGTCGTCTGGCAACCGCGTGGTGTGCTATTGCAAAGATTGTCAGGCATTTGCCGAGCAACTCTCGCCCGAACGGATACTCACGGCACATCGGGGCACGGCGATTTTTCAGCTCAGTCCGGCCAGCGTGCAATGGACAAATGGCAGTGAGCATATTCGCTGTTTACGGTTGTCACCGGAAGGCTTATTTCGCTGGTATGCCGGATGCTGCAAAACGCCTATAGCAAACACCCTCAAGCCTGGTTTTCCTTTTGTAGGCTTGATTGAAAAAGTGATATCAGCGCAAGACAGAACGGAGGAGCGGCTTGGCCCGGTCCGGGCGCATGCCTACCCGCAACATGCCAATCCGCCATTACCTGAAGACATACTGCGCAATAATCGCGTCTGGCCCATGATGATTCGCGTATTGCTGAAAATTTTGGGCTGGAAACTGACCGGAAAAGGACGGCCGAATCCCTTTTTTGATCGTCATTCTCAACCCATGAGTCAGCCAGAGATTGTGAGTACAAAAAAGCTGAAGCATGATGAGACATTGTGA
- a CDS encoding sugar O-acetyltransferase produces MPDKLNDFSTKLLINQALIDHQIACRELLYDFNHSRPSEQQKRQDILNKILKQCQGTHIEPPFRCDMGSNLSIGKDGFINYGLIVLDIAPVTIGDHVLIGPNVQLCAAGHPVLLSERVQPYACGDPITIGNHVWIGAGSIVLGGVSIGDNTVIGAGSIVVKDIPSNVIAAGNPCKVLRRIDHGQLPTEEEIQALYQQLGLKE; encoded by the coding sequence ATGCCAGATAAGCTCAACGATTTCAGTACCAAACTGCTCATCAATCAGGCGTTAATTGATCATCAAATCGCCTGCAGAGAATTGCTGTACGACTTTAATCACTCGCGCCCCAGTGAGCAGCAAAAACGGCAAGACATCCTGAACAAGATCCTCAAACAATGCCAGGGCACACATATCGAACCGCCCTTTCGCTGCGACATGGGCAGCAACCTCTCGATTGGCAAAGACGGCTTTATCAATTACGGTCTGATTGTGCTGGATATTGCACCCGTCACGATTGGCGACCATGTGCTGATAGGCCCAAACGTTCAGCTTTGTGCGGCTGGCCATCCGGTGCTGTTATCAGAACGGGTACAACCCTATGCCTGTGGCGATCCCATCACGATTGGCAATCATGTGTGGATTGGTGCTGGTTCCATTGTGCTCGGAGGGGTTTCGATTGGCGATAACACAGTGATTGGCGCAGGCAGTATCGTGGTGAAAGACATCCCTTCAAATGTGATCGCTGCCGGTAACCCATGCAAGGTTCTCAGACGCATCGATCATGGTCAGTTACCTACAGAAGAGGAGATTCAGGCGTTATATCAGCAATTAGGGTTAAAAGAGTAA